TGGGGTACCTGGCGGCGGCCTTCGTAAAATAAATAGAGGTTGAGGGGATATGAAAGAAAAAGGTAAAAAATTGACACGGGCGGAATACCTGCGCCTCTCCGGCGCCGGCATCATCGCCGCCATGGCTGTCCTTTCGCTGGGCATGGGCTGCTCGGGGGGCACTTCGGGAGACTCAGGGGGCGATACGGGAAAGAAGGGATGCGCCGATTGCCCGGCCCGGAAAAATTATGACAAAGATCCGGCATCACTGACGGGGCGACTGTGGAAATGGCACATCCGGTTCTGCCCGGGGTGGAAGGGCTATATCTCCTCGCTGCCGGAGGATGAGAGAAGGGCGGTGCTGGAGAAGTACAAATAGCTGCGGGTTTAAACCCGCAGTTTACCGAACGATCCCCGCAACGGGCCGGTATATCCAGAATTTTCCCGATATCATGCCGTTTAGGTCGACCTCTGAGGTTATGACAAACCTTTTGCCGTCAGTGTTCTGGTGGGCGAGCTTGAATTTTTTCTTCTCTATAACGGCGAGGATGATCGCCGTGTGATCCGGGGCGCCCAGGGTGCGAAACATTTTACCGCCGTTTTCGAGCCGCTTCTCGATCCTCACCGATTTGAACTGGATGATGTCTCCGGCCCTTATCTCATCCCTGTCCGGGTCGAGGAGTCGGCCGAACTGGAAGGGCCGGTTCCAGTCGGCCCCGGCTGCGTCCAGGGCCTCCTGCGCCAGGTCCCAGCATTCGCCGGACCCCACGGTCTTTCCCATGGAGCTCTTCGCATAGGACAGGATGCTCTCGCCGATGTCGAGGCTGCTGAAGTCGTTCGGCAACGCCCTGTCGGAGCGTACATTAAAGGCGCAGAGGCCGTTAAGGTTCAGCGCGGAAACCGATTTTTTCCCAAAGATCGTCACGGAATATTCCCCCGGACCGTCCTTAAGGATGTACTTGAAATTGAATTTCTTTCCCTTCATGATATAAGTAATCTGCCTGGGATTTAACCCGGCGTTTTTCTTTGCGATCCTGACCATAAGGGCCGGAAGGGAACAGTCACCCTCCAGCGGGAGGAGATACCCTGTCGAAGCCGGCGGAGGGGTCAGTGTGAAGACTCCCCTGGCGTCGATGTAGTAGGTGACAGGGGATGATGCTTCTTTAGCCATGCCATGGTGTGACAATTGTGACGCGATTATGGTCGTGAGAGTCATGGCGATGATTAAAGACTTTTGAACTAGACTGTGGTAGTTTTCATTTTTCATTGTATTATCACCTGATATATGATGATTCACTATTAATAAAGATGTTTAATAAAATCAATATTTTTATTTAGATGTGAGTATGGATACATTGTAATGCGAGGGGACCATAGCCCCGGGTTTAAACCCGGGGCTATGGTCCCCTCGCAATAATGCCGACCGACTCTCGGTCAAACCTCGCCCCGGTCCGGGGCATTACAGCAATAATAATTGACATTCCCGCAAGGATATCAATAATGCTGATAATTGCTGTAAAGCGTGCCAGCCTTTGAATAAAAGGGGCATGGACCCCTGCCGGAGGCAATGCCATGATAGAACTTGATAAGGATCAACAGGTCAAGCTGCTGAAACTGGCGAGAAATACCATAGCCGAGGAGCTTGGGCTGGATGCAGGTGAACGACTCGAATTCAACGACGCCATCTACGCGGAAAAGTGCGGGGCCTTTGTGACCCTCCATGTAAGAGGCCGCCTCAGGGGCTGCATCGGATATATCAAGGGAGTGAAAAATATTCCGGAGACAATCACGGACATGGCGAAGGCGTCCGCCTTCAATGATCCGCGCTTCCCGCCGCTCAGGAAAGAGGAGTACGGCGGCATTGATATCGAAATATCGGTGCTGTCTCCCATTGAGCCGGTGGAAAGCGTTTCGGAGATCAAGGTTGGGAGGGACGGCCTGATCATATCGCGCGGCTACAATTCGGGGCTCCTGCTTCCCCAGGTCCCGACCGAGCAGGGATGGGACCTGGAGATGTTCCTCGTCAATACCTGCTACAAGGCGGGCCTTCCCGGCAGTGCGTGGCAGCAGAAGGGAACCAAGATCGAGAAATTTTCAGCCCAGGTCTTCGGCGAGAAGGAATTGGGATTAATCAAAGAAAAAAGCGAGTAACATCCACCATGCTTGAAGATATCATATCAGTCATACCGGATGATTTCAAGGGTGTCGAAGGCGACGTGATCCGGATCGACATGAAGAAGCTTCGCGCCGAATACGCCTACTGCGGCCTCTGGTACGGCAGGGACGGGAGCGCGGAGAGCGCGGTTACAACGTCCCTGTATTATTCCGCCGGCGGCAAGCGGCCCCCTGACGCAGGCGAAGAGATCAAGGAAAACAGCTTCCAGCAGGCAGGCCGGTTCAGGATTCCTTCCGGTCACGACAGTGTATGGATAGCGGCGCGGGTTTCCGACGATGCATACTGCAAGATGCAGCTGTCGCCCTTCAGGAAGGAGTTCGCCTACATCAATTACAAGGTGATCAAGAACAGGGCAAGCGGCGTGGAGGTGCTGGGAAGCGGGGTGCTCCGGGGCGGCGACGCATTCTTCGCGAAGATCGGCATCGAGGACATGGCGGGGACCGTGGACTACAGGGATACGGTTCTCTACCTGGTGCTCATTCCGGACCCGCCTCCCGACGACTGGGACGCCGGCTCCTGTATCGGCGTCCAGGGTCTCCCGGTCCTGGTACCGCCGTGCCGCTTCGAGGCGGACAGGAATTATTCGGAATGGAACGGGCAAAACCCTCTTGACGGAACCGGCCGATGACCCATGATGGGCATCAGCAAGCGCGGTTTCGAAGCCGCGCTTACATGCATTTGATTGTTATCGGAGCGTTTGATGAAAAAATCTATCATCCTGTTTTTGATTCCGCTTCTAACCCTTGCGGTTTTCTCCTGCAAAAAAGAAAAGAAGTTCGCGGAGCCTGAATACATTTTCGCCAAGTGGGCCCGGGCCATAGAGTCGCTGAATTACAACGATTACGCCTCCTGCGAGGCCTATCCGAAAAGCGAGGGCGTGTTCCGGGAAATGTTCCGTGACACCTATTACGCCGACCTGATGGTGACCGACGTGGAAAAGCTTCACGAGGACAATGTCCTCAAGGACCACCGCGGGAAATCATACATAAAACGGAACGTGCAGTTCGAATGCTCCGAGATGCGCCGGCGAGACCGGAAGCCGCTGCGGCTCCTGCGGGGCGACGTCGATTTCATCTTCTACGTTGGAGAAGACCGGCCGAAGAAGGGCTGGCTCATGTGGAACCGCAAGATCATCAGGATCGAGCGGTAAGGGGCGGCGCCGACCAATGAGCCTGTACGAATTATTCATCGGATTCCGGTATCTGAAATCCAAGAAGAGCCAGGGCATCGTGTCCACCAACACGCTCCTCTCGATACTGATCGTGTTCCTGGGCGTCTTCATCCTTATCGTGGTGCTCTCCGTCATGAACGGCTTCCAGGCCGCCATCAAGGACAAGATCCTCGATGTCGATTCCCATGTCACCGTGCAGAACATGTACGGGCCGTCCGAGGGGAGCGGTATCCGCAATTACGAGTCCCTGGTCGGGAAGATCAGAAGCATCGAGGATGTCCGCTCCGCCGATCCTTACATCATGTCCCAGGGAATGATCCGCCTCGGCTCCACCATCTCGCCGGTGATGGTCCGCGGCATCGGCCGGAACGGCGTCATCCCTCCGGATGTGGCCAAGTTCATCATAAAAGACGCGGGCGATTTTTCCAAGAAAGGGAAGCGCCGCCTTTCGGGAAAAACCGTGGCCGAGTTCTTCAACACGCGGTCCGTCTTCATCGGCCAGGAAATGGCGACGAACAATAACATCCTCATCGGCGACTCAATCGAGCTGATCGTGGCCAAGGGCGCCCTGGCCCTGCGGACCGGCCTTACCCCCGGCATGGAGCAGTTCAGGGTGATCGGCTTTTTCAAGACCGAGTATTACGATTATGACACCAAGCTGGTCATCCTTTCGCTCCCGCAGGCCCAGCGCCTTTTTGAGATCGGCGACGCGGTGACCGGGATCGGCATCAAGATCCGGGACGTGTACCGGGCGGCGCGGGTGTCCGAGCGGATCAACGCCCTCCTCGGGTACGAGTACCTCACCATGACCGCCGAGGAAAAGAACCGCAACCTCTTTTACGCGCTCCAGCTGGAAAAGCTCATCATGATGATAATACTCTTCCTGGTCATCATCTCGGCGGGGTTCACCATCATGGGAACCCTGGTCATGGTGGTGATGGAAAAGCGCAAGGCCGTGGGCATATTGAAATCGATGGGGGCCAAGCCGAACTCCATCATGGTTATCTTCATCCTGGAAGGCTTTTTTATAGGCATCATAGGGTCCCTCCTCGGGGTCATTTGTGGCATAGCCGCGGCCCTCAACCTCGACGCGATCATCCGGTGGGTCGAGGGCGCCATCAACGGGATCATGGGCTGGATCTACGGCATTTTCAACATGGGAATCTACACCAGGATAAACCTGGTGCCGAGCCATGTCTACTATATCGAGGGGATCCCCACGGAGGTCAACCCGGAGCTGGTGGTGTTCATCGCCATCGTCGCCGTGTTCCTCTGCACCGTCGCGGCGATTTTTCCCGCCTGGAGCGCATCGCGGCTCCAGCCGGTGGAGACCATCAGGTATGAATAGGGGCGGCGCAGCGCTAATTTCAGGCGGATCATAGGATCGGACGATGGAGAACAACGTCATAGTAAAAGCGGAGAACATCGAGAAGATATACGGCTTCGGCAGGAGCGCCCTCAGGGTCCTCAAGGGGGTTTCCCTGGAGATCGGCAAAGGGGAGATCATTTCGATCGTTGGCCCCTCGGGGGCCGGAAAATCGACCCTGCTGAACATCATCGGGTGCCTGGATTACTTTCAGAACGGCGCCATGACCGTGATGGGCAGGGACATCACCAATCTCTCCGTGGAAGACCTCTCCGGGTTCAGGAACAGGCACATCGGCTTCATCTTCCAGTCCCACAACCTTCTTCCGGAGTTCACCGCCCTGGAGAATATAATGATCCCCCTCATGATCAGGAGGGCCAAGAAGGGCGAGGCCAGGTCGAGGGCCCTGTCCCTCCTCGACCGGTTCAACCTGGCGGACCGCGCCCATCACAAGCCGTCGGAGCTCTCCGGCGGCGAGTGCCAGCGGGTCGCCATCGCCCGCGCTATCGTGGGCAAACCGGACATCCTCCTGGCCGACGAGCCGACGGGCAACCTCGACCAGGCCAATTCCCGGATGCTCACCGACATGCTCCTTGACCTGGGGAGGGAGGAGGGCACCACCATCGTGATCGTGACCCATGACCGTGACATTGCCGCCCGGACCGGGAAAACCATAACCCTGATAGACGGCAAGATAGAATGATGTTTTTCGGTGGCTTTTTTTGTGGATATTCCATATAATATGGTTATAACAGGGCGCGGTGATACGGCCGCGCCGGCGGCGGGTCATTAATGGCTGAAACAATCAAGACAATATCCGACAGCGGCCAGTTCGAGGAGATATTCAAGAAGTTTTACTCCGGCAGGGATGTCTTCATCAAGACCAAGAGCGGCGACCTGGCGATCCAGTTCCTCGGCTACAGCAGCGGCAATGTGGCCTTTCGGATACCCAGGGTCAAGAACGTACCCGAAACCATTGTCGTTCTCACCCGCATGGGAGAAAACACCATCTATGCCAGCCTGAAGTCCATCGAGCGAAACGAGGATACCTTTATCTTCCTTCCCATGAAGTTCCAGGTCATATCCGAGGCGCGCAGGGAAGAGCGGACCAGCGTCAGCGCGGCCGACGGCAAGAACATACTGTACGCGACCAACCTCATATCCGAATCGATGATACAGGGGGCCCTTGAATCAAATGAAAAAAGGATCACCCTCATAAAGGAAAAGATTGCCGATGATCTCAAGGGAAAGTTCAACAGGGCGCGCGTTTTTTTCATGAATGAATCGAGGATCGACGCCAGGATGAAGTACTTCATGGGCTCGTGGAATCCCATCTTCATGAAGGACCGGGAAAAGGAGCCGACGGAAGCCGACAAGAAGGATTTTCAGTTCTACCTGGGCGAGATTTACTCGAAGGACTACAAGCTGTCAAGCCAGAAGGAGCTCGTTTCAGAGGCGTCGGTTCCTTTCATTTATAAGAATATCATACCCTACGGCTATATCCAGGTCAACAACAAGAAGCCGATGGACGACAACCACCTCACGGTCGTCAAACGACTTGCCGCCATGATCAACGAGCACATGACGAAAGACAACCTCTTCGTTCCCGCCCAGGACAGGTTCATCGTGACCGATGTCTCCAAGAAAGGGCTTGGCATCGTTTTCAGGGACCGGCGGCAGTTGCGCTATTTCGTGAAGGATTCCCAGGCGGTCATCGAGCTTCACCTGCCGGATTCGAACAAGGCCACCATGGGGGTCATCGTGCGCAACACGATCTTCAACGAAGGCGGCACCATCAGGGTGGGTTTCGAGATCATGCACATAGACGCCATCAGCGAGGTCAATTACGACGAGTACCTGGAATTGCTGAAAAAAGATTAGACCGCCAAGAGGCAGCCTATTCTTTCTTCCGCGCCTTCGCCTCGTTTTTCAGCTTCTTCTTTTCCATCTTCAACCTGGCCTTTTCAGCCGCGGCCCGGGACGCGGCGGGGGAACGGTCCCTGTCGGCGCCGGCGGTTTCCGCGGCAATGCCGCCGGTTTCCCCGGAAACGGCGCCGGCCTCTCCCTTTTTCCTGCTGCGGGCGGCTTTCACCTTTTCAATCAGGTATGTGGCGAATTTCTTGCCGAACTGGGCGATGAATCCGGCCACCAGGATGGTGACGGCCCATTTCAGTATAGTTTCGGCCGTGGCGGAATCTATGATGTTGGTGGTGTCTGTCATTGGCGTATTACCTTTCATCAATAGTAATTAATTCTATATTTTGTGTCTATTAATATAATAGACTTGTTGCAAAACTGCGTCTCGCGCTCGCAGGGCCCCCCCTGCGGGGGGCTTATAAGGGGCTACGCCCCTTAGACCCCTTTAAAATACCTAGTTTTGCATCAACTCTAATAAAAATGTTTTATGAATCCTCGGTTGCCGAGCGAAGCCGAGTCATGGCGGGCGGGAGCCTCCAGCCCCCTGTGATCGGGAGCAACCCATGCCTCCTGTTTAAATAATATAAATTAATTATAAAGCTGCACAAAACCACCCAATGTATGCAAAAATCAAACCGAATAACAAATCCGACCGGCGACATTAATTTATTCTCATCTTAAGCCCCATTATTACCGATTATAAAAATGATTACGTATATCCAATTATGTCCTGTTCGGAGATGTGCCATGGAACATCATATATCTGAAATGCTGAGAATACTTAAGGAGGAAACCGGCCTTTTCGAGAAGCTCTGCTCCCTTGAAAAAGAGAAGACCGGGGCCATCGTTGAACATAACGGCAAGCTCATGGAGAAAATTTCTATCGAGGAGGAGGGGCTCCTGTCCATGATCGAAAACCTGGAATCGGCGCGCCTCAGGCAGGTCGGCGACTACATGAGAAAGCGGCGTATCCGGACGGACAATGTGACCCTGTCGGACGTGGCCGCCACGGCTGAACAACCCGTTTCCGAGAACATGCGGCTCCTGGGCCGCGGCCTGAAAGAGGTCATGATGAAGCTGGGGCGCCTGCAGGAAACCAACAGGGCCCTCATCAACGACAACATGGAGTATTACAATATACTGCTGACGGGGCTGCGCAGGAACGGCGCCCTGGATGCCGGGTACGGCAGCGACGGCAGGGAAGAGGAAAAGCTGAAAAATTCCATCCTGTTCAACCAGACAGCGTAAGGAGCACGGCGATGAATTCAACATTCATGGGTCTTGAAATAGGGAAGAAGGGGCTGATGACCCACCAGCAAGCCCTTCACACCACCGGTCACAACATCTCCAACGCGGAGAACAAGGAATATTCGCGCCAGCGCGTTGTGATAACCGCGGCGGACCCGCTTTACGTGCCGGCCCTGAACCGCTCCAACACGCCGGGCAACATCGGCCAGGGCTCCGTCGTCTCCTCCGTCGAGCGCATCCGCGACAGCTTCATCGACGACCGGATCATGGTCGAGAAGAACAACGCCGGATACTGGAAGGTGCGCAACGAGTTCGTGTACCAGATCGAGGCCATATACAACGAGCCTTCCGAGGAGTCGGTCCGTAACCGCCTCGACGAGCTCTGGAAGTCGTGGGAGGAGCTTTCCAAGTACCCCGAGGAGCGCTCCACGCGGGAGGTCGTGAAGGAGAAGGCCGTCAACCTGTCACACGAGGTGAACTACGCCTACAACCAGCTCTACGATCTGCGGATGAACGCGAACCGGCAGATCGAGGGCAGGGTCAACCAGCTGAACATGTACGGGAAGGACATCCGCGACCTGAACGAGCGGATACTCAAGGCCGAGGCCCTGGGCGACAATCCCAACGACCTGAGGGACCGCCGCGACGCGCTCATCGAGAAGATGTCGCAGCTGGTGAATATCAGCGTGGGCAGGAGCGACAAGGACGAGACCATCGTCTACATCAGCGGCGAGAACTTTGTCCAGGGCGAGGTGTTCCATCCCCTGGCTCTCGAGATGGACCAGACGAACGACGGACTCTTCAAGGTCGTGTGGAAAGATTCCGGCCGGGACGTCGATATCCGCCACGGCGAGATCGCGAGCCTCATCGATATCAGGGACAAGGTCATCCGCCAGAACATCAACGATATCAACTCCTTCGCGATCAATCTCGTGGACCTGACCAACGAGGTGCACCGCGACGGCTTCAGCAGGCGCAACGAGACCAATGTCGATTTTTTCAGGCACCTGGTCATCAGCGACAACGTTGACGGCAATTTCGACCTGACCAACGACGGGGTGAACGACGTGACCGCCATCTTCAAGGTCTCCGGGAACAACAGGATAGACGCGTCGGCCGCCATCGGCATCAACGGCACCCTCACCTTCGTGAACAACACGGAGCTCGAATCGAACGTTCAGATCGACTACAGCGCCTCTGACACGGCCCTCACGATCATAAAAAAGATAAACGACGCGCACATGGGCGTCGTGGCATACATGAACCACAACGGCCAGCTGGCCCTCAAGGCCACCACGGCCCAGGACATGGACAGGAAGAATTTCATGATCAGGCACCTGGAGGATTCCGGCCAGTTCCTGGTGGGGCTCACCGGGATACTGAAGCAGTCCGGGCCCCAGGGATCTTTCGATTACCGGCGGGTCAACGATATCATAAAGTTCCTCCCGAGCAGGGAGCATGTCACGATCACGCCCAAATTCAACCCGGCGGCCCACATGGCCGTTTCGGACACGATCATAGCAGACGTAGACCGGATCAGCGCGGCCCGCGGCAAGGATGTCGGCGGGACGGGCGATGTGAACACGTCGAACGGAATCGGCGATGGCAGCAACGCGCTCCGGATAGCACATATACGGCACAAGAACGCCATGGTGGACACCAATACCACGTTCAACGACTTCTACACCGCGGTCATTTCCCGGACGGGGACCCAGGGGGAGGAGGCGAAGGACCGGGTCAAGAACCAGGAGACCCTTCTCAAGAACCTGGTCAATCTCCGCGAATCGATATCGGGAGTGAACCTTGACGAGGAGATGTCGAACATGGTGGCGTTCCAGCACGGATACAATGCCGCGGCGCGCGTTATCACCACGATGGACCATATGCTGGATACCATAATTAACAGGATGGGGGTATAACGCATGAACCGCATAACCAACCAGATGATCAACAACACCATGAACTATAACCTGCAGCGGCACCAGTCGGAGATGGACCGCATACAGAACACCCTGGCCACGGGGAAAAGCGTCAATATGCCGCGGGACAACCCCATCGCCAGCACGAACCAGATGCTCTACCGCACCCGCCTTACCGAGCTCGACCAGTTCACCAGCAACCTGAACGAGAGCAAGTCCAGGCTCGACGAGGTGGACACCGCGCTCCAGTCGACGCTGCGCA
This genomic window from Spirochaetota bacterium contains:
- a CDS encoding flagellar protein FlgN; translation: MEHHISEMLRILKEETGLFEKLCSLEKEKTGAIVEHNGKLMEKISIEEEGLLSMIENLESARLRQVGDYMRKRRIRTDNVTLSDVAATAEQPVSENMRLLGRGLKEVMMKLGRLQETNRALINDNMEYYNILLTGLRRNGALDAGYGSDGREEEKLKNSILFNQTA
- the amrA gene encoding AmmeMemoRadiSam system protein A encodes the protein MIELDKDQQVKLLKLARNTIAEELGLDAGERLEFNDAIYAEKCGAFVTLHVRGRLRGCIGYIKGVKNIPETITDMAKASAFNDPRFPPLRKEEYGGIDIEISVLSPIEPVESVSEIKVGRDGLIISRGYNSGLLLPQVPTEQGWDLEMFLVNTCYKAGLPGSAWQQKGTKIEKFSAQVFGEKELGLIKEKSE
- a CDS encoding ABC transporter permease, with translation MSLYELFIGFRYLKSKKSQGIVSTNTLLSILIVFLGVFILIVVLSVMNGFQAAIKDKILDVDSHVTVQNMYGPSEGSGIRNYESLVGKIRSIEDVRSADPYIMSQGMIRLGSTISPVMVRGIGRNGVIPPDVAKFIIKDAGDFSKKGKRRLSGKTVAEFFNTRSVFIGQEMATNNNILIGDSIELIVAKGALALRTGLTPGMEQFRVIGFFKTEYYDYDTKLVILSLPQAQRLFEIGDAVTGIGIKIRDVYRAARVSERINALLGYEYLTMTAEEKNRNLFYALQLEKLIMMIILFLVIISAGFTIMGTLVMVVMEKRKAVGILKSMGAKPNSIMVIFILEGFFIGIIGSLLGVICGIAAALNLDAIIRWVEGAINGIMGWIYGIFNMGIYTRINLVPSHVYYIEGIPTEVNPELVVFIAIVAVFLCTVAAIFPAWSASRLQPVETIRYE
- the flgK gene encoding flagellar hook-associated protein FlgK — its product is MNSTFMGLEIGKKGLMTHQQALHTTGHNISNAENKEYSRQRVVITAADPLYVPALNRSNTPGNIGQGSVVSSVERIRDSFIDDRIMVEKNNAGYWKVRNEFVYQIEAIYNEPSEESVRNRLDELWKSWEELSKYPEERSTREVVKEKAVNLSHEVNYAYNQLYDLRMNANRQIEGRVNQLNMYGKDIRDLNERILKAEALGDNPNDLRDRRDALIEKMSQLVNISVGRSDKDETIVYISGENFVQGEVFHPLALEMDQTNDGLFKVVWKDSGRDVDIRHGEIASLIDIRDKVIRQNINDINSFAINLVDLTNEVHRDGFSRRNETNVDFFRHLVISDNVDGNFDLTNDGVNDVTAIFKVSGNNRIDASAAIGINGTLTFVNNTELESNVQIDYSASDTALTIIKKINDAHMGVVAYMNHNGQLALKATTAQDMDRKNFMIRHLEDSGQFLVGLTGILKQSGPQGSFDYRRVNDIIKFLPSREHVTITPKFNPAAHMAVSDTIIADVDRISAARGKDVGGTGDVNTSNGIGDGSNALRIAHIRHKNAMVDTNTTFNDFYTAVISRTGTQGEEAKDRVKNQETLLKNLVNLRESISGVNLDEEMSNMVAFQHGYNAAARVITTMDHMLDTIINRMGV
- a CDS encoding ABC transporter ATP-binding protein; the protein is MVKAENIEKIYGFGRSALRVLKGVSLEIGKGEIISIVGPSGAGKSTLLNIIGCLDYFQNGAMTVMGRDITNLSVEDLSGFRNRHIGFIFQSHNLLPEFTALENIMIPLMIRRAKKGEARSRALSLLDRFNLADRAHHKPSELSGGECQRVAIARAIVGKPDILLADEPTGNLDQANSRMLTDMLLDLGREEGTTIVIVTHDRDIAARTGKTITLIDGKIE